The following coding sequences are from one Molothrus ater isolate BHLD 08-10-18 breed brown headed cowbird unplaced genomic scaffold, BPBGC_Mater_1.1 matUn_MA508, whole genome shotgun sequence window:
- the NDUFC1 gene encoding NADH dehydrogenase [ubiquinone] 1 subunit C1, mitochondrial has protein sequence MAAGLRAVKRWGLVAAPPSLAFTRSAFVVRKANNAQPNWLGVGLAFGTSAALWAFLIKQHNEDVMEYERRKATAHKCKQCS, from the exons ATGGCGGCGGGCCTGAGGGCGGTGAAGCGCTGGGGGCTGGTGGCGGCACCGCCCAGCCTTG CTTTCACTCGTTCTGCATTTGTTGTGAGAAAAGCGAATAATGCCCAGCCGAACTGGCTGGGGGTTGGCTTGGCGTTTGGCACCAGTGCTGCCTTGTGGGCTTTC CTTATCAAGCAGCATAATGAAGATGTAATGGAgtatgaaagaagaaaagccacAGCACATAAGTGTAAACAGTGTTCATA g
- the NAA15 gene encoding N-alpha-acetyltransferase 15, NatA auxiliary subunit, giving the protein MPSVSLPPKENALFKRILRCYEHKQYRNGLKFCKQILSNPKFAEHGETLAMKGLTLNCLGKKEEAYELVRRGLRNDLKSHVCWHVYGLLQRSDKKYDEAIKCYRNALKWDKDNLQILRDLSLLQIQMRDLEGYRETRYQLLQLRPAQRASWIGYAIAYHLLEDYEMAAKILEEFRKTQQTSPDKVDYEYSELLLYQNQVLREAGLFKEALEHLCTYEKQICDKLAVEETKGELLLQLGRLEEAVEVYKGLQERNPENWAYYKGLEKALKPANMMERLKIYEEAWTKYPRGLVPRRLPLNFLSGEKFKECLDKFLRMNFSKGCPPVFNTLRSLYKDKEKVAIIEELVIGYETSLRSCRLFNPNDDGKEEPPTTLLWVQYYLAQHYDKIGLPSLALEYINAAIESTPTLIELFLVKAKIYKHAGNIKEAARWMDEAQALDTADRFINSKCAKYMLKANSIKEAEEMCSKFTREGTSAVENLNEMQCMWFQTECAQAYKAMNKFGEALKKCHEIERHFVEITDDQFDFHTYCMRKITLRSYVDLLKLEDVLRQHPFYFKAARIAIEIYLKLHDNPLTDENKEHEADTANMSDKELKKLRNKQRRAQKKAQLEEEKKNAEKEKQQRNQKKKKDDDDEEIGGPKEELIPEKLAKVEAPLEEAIKFLTPLKNLVKNKIETHLFAFEIYFRKEKFLLMLQSVKRAFAIDSSHPWLHECMIHLFSSVSESKDLPDAVRTVLNQEMNRLFGATNPKNFNEAFLKRNYDSLPHRLSAAKMMYYLDPSSQKRAVELAMTLDESLINRNLQTCMEVLEALCDGSLGDCKEASETYRANCHKLFPYALAFMPPGYEEDMKITVNGDSSAEPEELANEI; this is encoded by the exons ATGCCGTCCGTGAGCCTGCCGCCCAAGGAAAACGCGCTGTTCAAGCGCATCCTG AGGTGTTATGAACATAAGCAGTATAGAAATGGGCTGAAGTTCTGTAAGCAGATCCTTTCCAATCCCAAGTTTGCAGAACATGGAG AAACCTTGGCAATGAAAGGACTAACCCTGAACTGTCtagggaagaaggaggaagctTATGAACTTGTGCGCAGAGGCCTGAGGAATGACCTCAAGAGTCATGTCT GTTGGCATGTCTATGGCCTTCTTCAGAGGTCAGACAAGAAGTATGATGAAGCTATCAAATGCTATAGAAATGCACTGAAATGGGACAAAGACAATCTTCAAATCCTGAGAGACCTTTCTCTGCTACAGATTCAAATGAGGGATCTTGAAGGGTACAGG GAAACAAGATACCAGTTGCTTCAGCTGCGACCTGCACAGCGAGCATCGTGGATCGGTTATGCCATCGCTTACCATTTGCTGGAAGACTATGAAATGGCAGCAAAAATTCTAGAGGAATTTAGGAAGACACAGCAG ACATCACCTGACAAAGTGGACTATGAGTACAGTGAACTGCTGCTCTATCAAAACCAAGTCCTCCGGGAAGCAGGGCTCTTTAAGGAAgccttggagcatctctgtaCCTATGAAAAGCAGATCTGTGATAAACTGGCTGTTGAAGAAACTAAAG gagaactgctgctgcagcttggcAGACTTGAAGAAGCAGTTGAAGTCTACAAGGGACTGCAAGAAAGAAATCCGGAAAACTGGGCTTATTACAAAGGCTTGGAAAAGGCACTTAAGCCAG CTAATATGATGGAGAGACTAAAGATCTATGAGGAGGCCTGGACTAAATACCCAAGGGGACTAGTTCCAAGGAGATTACCATTAAACTTTCTGTCTG GTGAGAAGTTTAAGGAATGTCTGGACAAGTTCTTAAGGATGAATTTCAGCAAAGGTTGCCCACCAGTCTTCAATACTTTGAGGTCATTATATAAAGACAAAGAGAAG GTGGCCATCATAGAAGAGCTGGTGATAGGTTATGAGACCTCTCTAAGAAGCTGCAGGTTATTTAACCCAAATG ATGATGGTAAAGAAGAACCTCCAACCACTTTACTCTGGGTCCAGTATTACTTGGCTCAGCACTATGATAAAATTGGACTGCCATCCCTGGCTCTAGAATATATAAATGCTGCTATAGAAAGTACTCCCACTTTGATAGAACTCTTCCTTGTGAAGGCAAAAATCTATAAG CATGCTGGAAATATTAAAGAAGCTGCAAGGTGGATGGATGAAGCTCAGGCTTTGGACACAGCAGACAGATTTATCAACTCCAAATGTGCAAAATATATGTTGAAAGCAAACTCCATTAAAGAAGCCGAAGAAATGTGTTCTAAGTTTACACGG gaAGGAACCTCGGCAGTAGAGAACCTCAATGAAATGCAGTGCATGTGGTTTCAGACAGAATGTGCACAAGCCTACAAGGCAATGAACAAATTTGGAGAAGCACTTAAGAAATGCCATGAGATTGAGAGA CATTTTGTAGAGATCACGGATGACCAGTTTGACTTCCACACGTACTGTATGAGGAAGATCACCCTTAGGTCTTACGTGGATTTGTTAAAACTGGAGGATGTGCTTCGACAGCATCCCTTCTACTTCAAGGCAGCACGCATTGCCATAGAGATCTACCTGAAACTGCATGATAATCCCCTGACCGATGAAAATAAGGAGCATGAGGCTGACACAG CAAATATGTCTGACAAGGAGCTAAAGAAGCTACGAAATAAGCAGAGAAGGGCCCAGAAGAAAGCACaactggaggaggagaagaaaaatgctgagaaggagaagcaaCAGAGgaatcagaaaaagaagaaagatgatgatgatgaagaaatTGGAGGACCGAAAGAGGAACTGATCCCTGAGAAACTGGCAAAG GTTGAAGCACCTTTGGAAGAAGCCATTAAATTTTTAACACCCTTGAAGAATTTAGTGAAGAACAAAATAGAGACTCATCTTTTTGCCTTTGAGATATATTTTCGAAAAG agaaGTTCCTTCTGATGCTGCAGTCTGTGAAGAGAGCCTTTGCTATTGATTCCAGTCATCCTTGGCTCCACGAGTGTATGATTCATCTCTTCAGCAGTG TATCTGAAAGTAAGGATCTGCCTGATGCTGTTAGAACAGTGTTAAACCAAGAAATGAATCGGCTTTTTGGAGCAACTAATCCAAAGAACTTCAATGAAGCTTTCCTTAAAAGGAACTATGACTCACTGCCACATAGGTTATCAg CTGCCAAAATGATGTACTATTTAGATCCTTCCAGTCAGAAAAGGGCAGTGGAACTGGCAATGACCCTGGATGAATCCCTTATTAACAGAAATCTTCAG ACTTGTATGGAGGTATTAGAAGCTTTATGTGACGGTAGCCTTGGAGACTGTAAAGAAGCATCTGAAACTTACAGAGCAAATTGTCATAAGCTTTTCCCTTATGCTTTGGCTTTCATGCCCCCTGGATATGAAGAGGATATGAAGATCACAGTTAATGGAGATAGTTCTGCAGAACCTGAAGAACTGGCCAATGAAATATGA